A region of the Drosophila subpulchrella strain 33 F10 #4 breed RU33 chromosome 3L, RU_Dsub_v1.1 Primary Assembly, whole genome shotgun sequence genome:
GCCCCACCCCTCCGAGGAATCCATAGTGTTGTGGAAGCGATCGGACTCCATAACCGATACAGTGTCAGGATCATCGCACGCGGCCACTCGATCGCCCAATTCTCAGCCAGGCCAGAACATTTTCATCAGCCATAGCCATATCCACATCAACTCGAGCTTCTATCTGACGGAGAACCGCGTGAACGTCGACCTCTGCCGGCAGGCATCGATGTACACCAGGAAGCGGAGCGAGTTCTACCAGGTGTACGGCAAGTACATCAGAGGACCCGGGGAGCGCCCCAGTGTTACCGGGATGCGATGCAACAACATCCTCTTGTAAGAATCCAAAATCCTCTATTAAACTCGTAATAAACATAGTTAATAGACGCACTCTTGAAACTCTTTTCTTAAATAATTGACATATCAACATCGAATCCAATAACAAGGATATGTTAAACATTGgaattttttaacaattaagtGACTGCTAGACGTTTGTTAAAATCGTATCGTtaaaaatccgacaaaaaaCAGTGACATTTACTATTGTAAAGTTACCGTCCAAACCAACCAAACATGCAATATTTGGCAACATCCATGGTAAAATagatttcattttatttattatagttttgttttttaggCCGGTAACAGCTTTGCGCCTGAAATTTGAATTTCATTATTGACCGACGTTACATTAtgaaacttttttatttacacacaccataattaaatactatttatttaaattcttatacgtttttttgtttaaaaagttGTTATCGATAACCGACTTTAACAACGTTCACagacatcgatgttttcaacAAACATCGCACCCTTACGATTGTCGCCgtaaaacatcgatgtttctaaaaattttaaaaacattgatgcatcgatgttttccCACCTCTATTGCAAGTGTTATTGTTTGGAAATATAAGCTATCACATTTTTTACATATACATCTTGTATTGTACTTTTGCATCTTACAGAAATCTGTTTAACAGCTGGTAGAATGTAGATGCAACAATTAAACTCTTGCTAATGACTAAGGTCTACCTgaatgatttaaatattcctAACAAAAGATGCAGCTGTCGGAATAACCTTTACTTGTAGAGAAACCGGTGCCTGATTCAGGTAAATATTGTTTGGGGCACATTAAAGAAGCTACTTTTATATCAGGACCTTCATAAATTCCCTTGGAATTATGAATCATATATAAAGGCTGTGTCATGCCTATTAAAAACACAACGAAATTAACTCTTGCGGTACTCACGTGTTTTCAGACCAATTGGTTCACTTGTTGATTTGGTACCATATCAGCGTTTACCCGAGAAGAAGTTGTTGAAAAAAGGCTGGAGCTGCTTAGCAGTATTAAAAGCGGTATGTTTATTTGATACTTTAAACATCGGATAAATATCATAATAGTTGTGTTGACTAAATGTCTGATATAACTGATATAATTTCAGATCGATGGAATCGTCAATATGTCGTGTTTGCCTGGGGAATTACGAAAATATGGTCAATATGTTTGATGTGACACATGAATCGGGCATATCCATTGCAAATTTGATTTCTAAGTGCACCGACCGTGACGTTGACAAAGACGATATACTCCCCAAAACAGTTTGCGCGACCTGTGTGGAGGATGCAAAGAACGCATTCGATATTATTGATACATACGAGAGAAGCGACCAATTCTATAGATTCTTCAACGACCTACAGGAAGAGGAACGCGAAAATGAAGGATCCAGTTATTCCGAGGAAGAGACAATCGAGGACGGCGAATGTAACGAAGACAATGACCAAGAAAATATCTGTGAAACAGATTCGCAGCAAAGAATCGAGGAGAGTGAAGAAGATTTAGAATCCACGGAAGATGAGTTCGAAGAAGATGATGATTCTGAAAATGACAAAGACTATGCACCAGACAATGACAAAGATTCTAAAAACGTTGATAAACGTTTCTTTAATTGTTCGCGTTGCCCGAAATATTTTGCCACAAAATCTAAACTAGAAGTACATATTCGAAAACACACAGGTGAACGCCGGTTCCAGTGTTCTCAATGCTCGAAGAGTCTTCAAACCAAACAAGGTCTAGAAAGACACTTGCAAACACACACAGGAGAGGGAACCTTCAAGTGTACAGTTTGCTTAAAAACGTTTCGGCAGGACTCACAATTTCAGGCGCACTTGCGAACTCACACTGGAGAACGACCTTTTAAGTGTTCATACTGCTCAAAGACTTTTGCATTTAATAAGAGTCTTAAGAACCACATGCTAATGCACACTGGAAAACAACAATTTAAGTGTTCTCACTGCTCGAAGGCTTTTATAGATTCAGATTGTCTTAAAAGACACTTGCTAACACACACAGGAGAAAGGCCATTCCAGTGTTCCCAATGCTCAAAGAAGTATCCGACTAAACAAAATCTTGATAGACACATGCGGTCCCACACAGGAGAACGTCCCTTCAAGTGTTTACATTGCCCAAACACTTATGCCCATAATTCACTTCTTCTGATTCACCTACGAACACACACAGGAGAACGGCCATTTAAGTGCACCCACTGCCCAAGGACTTTTATTCAGGACTCACATCTTCAGCCGCACCTGCGAACCCACACAGGAGAACGCCCCTTCAAGTGTTCTCAATGCCCGATGACTTTTAATCAATCTTCTGGTCTAAGCGTGCACCTACGAACCCACACAGGTGAACAACCATACAAGTGTTCCCAATGCTTAATGAGTTTTGCTTTTCAACCAAATCTTAAGCGACACCTGCTAACGCATACAGGAGAACGACCTTTTAAGTGTTCTTATTGCTCAAACAGCTATGCCCAAAAATCGACTCTTTCGTTTCACTTGCGAACCCACACAAATGAAAAACCATTTAAGTGTACTCAGTGCACAAAAACTTTCAGAGGGAAATCGGCTCTAGCCATTCACTTGCGAACCCACACTGGAGAACGACCCTTCAAGTGTTCCCAATGTTCGAAGGCTTTTGCATTTCATCCAAACCTTAAGCGACACATGCAAACGCATGACGGAAAACGATATTTCCAGTGTACCCACTGTCCAAAGACCTTATCTCGGAAATCTACTTTGCAGGAACACTTACGAACCCACACAGGAGAACGGCCTTTCAAGTGTTCCCAATGCCCAAAATCGTTTAAACAGAAATCATCTCATTACATACACATGCAATTGCACAGCGAGGAGTATAAGGGAAAATTCAAGTGCTCCCATTGCTCAAAGACGTTTGATAGGAATTGTTATCTAACTCAACACTTGCTGACGCACTCGGGAAAACGGGATTTCAAATGTACCGAATGCTCGAAAAGCTTTCGAACTAAACATTATCTACAGCGGCACATGACAAGGCACACGGAAGTGTAGACGTTTAAATGTTCTGAATACTCGAGTAGTTCTCGAAAACGACACTAAAAGatagatttttattttcatatttaaagtttataaaacAGCAGTGAATTAAAGACAGCgaatatttttatacttaaatataatttcatattaaatttaataaatgtaGTTAATTAAGGGATTTTACACTTTGATTTCATGATGAACTGCACCAGGTAACTATTGGGGTTTTAATTCTTCAGGTTCACTTGCAATCCCACTCGGCAGAATGACCACTCAAGTGATTTTtacaaacaaataattttactCAATTGTTAGAAGCACTTAAACTTAAGACAAATAGGCATTGGATAGCGACCCTTTAAGAAATCCTACTTTCCAAGGACTTTTAGCGTTACAAATTCttgaaataatacaaatatcaTACCCAACGGTGTGTTTATTCGTATTAATTCGATTAGAACTTTTACTTCTTGATGGCGCCACATCTTCATGaatattgttattgtttttattttgtatgttACTAGCATTCATAAAGCAAGGGTTTTtgttcaatatattttttgtaacaTAAGAAAAATAGCCTGTCATGTAATTTTAACATAATTTACAAGGggattttatttagttttaatacTCGTAACGAAATAtggaacttttttttatatagatGATAAAAAAATAGGTGTTGATTATTTGATCACGCCTGCTTGATTTAATATGAACTTTTGTATTCCGTTACCCCATCGAGCACTGGACTTCTTCAGATTTAACATAAGATTAAAACTGCAAAAGCGAAACAGTTGAAGCAAGCTGTTCACATAGGCCGCTGTTGCGGGTTTTGCTTGAACAGGCTATTACAAATCCCACTATTCGTATACCCCCATTTATAGCGTACACGTGTAAGGCAGAGTGGGGCAAGAATAGTTTAATAAGTATTTTCAcattttgcaacatttatcAAAGGCTTTGCAATATACTTTAAAATGGTGTAGGGAAAAGTTTAGCCAAAATTCCAGGTTTCCAATGATACCACCTCAATGTGATGACTCTTTATTTAAAGTTGCTACATTGAGTCACAAAAGTATTCGTTGCGAGGTACTCTACGAATAAAcacatgttttttttaatgaatatgtaacaaattgatatttttatttgttgtttaGCGTAGCGCACTTATTaaactaacaaaaaaaagtttaaaaaattagCTTCATTGCTGTTTTTTCTTAGGAAATCATTAGGACTACAAAATATCGTCTCACAAAAGTAttcgtttttttgtttcggcattaaatatttatgtttttttttttaatttagtaTTTTGGGTGCAAGCCGTTGTTTTCCTTAATAGCTTGTAAGCGTCTCGGCATTGACTCGATTAGTTTTCGGCACCTTACTTCGGGTATATTCGACCATTCCTTCAGCAATATCTCCTTTAGCTCATTCTTGGAGGAAATCTTATGTTCCTGGACTTTTAGCTTAAGATGGGCCCAAAGATTTTCAATAGGGTTGACGTCTGGGCTCTGTGGAGGAGTGTGGATCTGTTTGGTGTTGTACAACAGCCACGACCTGACTTTCCAAGCCGTATGTTTGGGGTCATTGTCCTGTTGGAAAATGAACTTGTCGCGTTCTAGACCCTTTTTGGTGGCACTGGAGTGTAAATTTTCCTTTAATATTTTCAGTTATCCTTCAGCATTCATAATTCCGTCTATAAAAACCAACTTTTCTACTCCCCGAGCGGACATGCAGCCCCAAATTAGTACGGAACCACCGCCATGCTTCACCGGTGGTTTGACATTATTCAATTTAAGCTCTTCACAGGGCTTTCGCCACACTTTTCCTTCTCCATCAGATCCGAATATATTGAATTTGCTTTTATCACTAAGTATTATTTGCTCCCAGTACTCCAAATTCCGGTCTAAACACGTTTGAGCTAAAAAAAACCGCTTTGATATATTGATGGATGAGAGCAAGGGTTTCTTTCTAGGGCATCTCCCATGCAAATCTTGGCTTCTGAGCACTCTTCGGACGGTTTCAGTGGATACGTTTGTTCCCAGGGATGTGGATATGACGGTATTAATTTTCGGAGCCGAAAGGTGCGGGTTTTTCCTGTTTTCTTCGAGGATTTTCCTCTTCTCTCTGCAAGTTAATGATTTCGGACGGCCAGAACGGGGTAGATTTTCAAGGGAATTTCTGGATTTCAGTCGAGAAATGACACCTCTTATGGTTGAAGGACTTCTATCGAACATCGCACAAATATATTCAATCGATCGACCCTCATTATGTAggtgtaaaataatttttttttgcgaaacGTTTAACTCCGTTCCCTTCGGCATTTTGTTAGAGGTTTACACCAAGAATGACGCCAAAAATTTTGTGTGTTTTCCCCGAATTCAGTCCTTAAAATACAAACGCAaccaaaatgccaaaaaaaaataatgtgcTAGCCccaaaaaatactaaaaaataaaaaatttgtatgtgCAACGAATACTTTTGTGACCATACAAAACggtacatatttatatttttgtccATAACTTTTTATGGAAAGCGTTTtctgtttggtttttttcgTCATATACTTCACAAAATATGTAcctttgaaaaaataaaccattttttaacattttaaaatggttACTTATTTAAAATTGGCCTTTTTCTCTTAACGCTCTTTGCAACGAATACTTTTGTGACTCACTGTATGTTCAACCAAACTTTTTTCTACCCTAAGCTTAAGCTAGCCTAAGAATAAAGATAGGAGTCAGATCATATGAAATAAAGCTCGGATCTGGCAGGGTCTCAGTACAGACCGCACATGTGGCCACACACGTTAAAGCTACTATCTTATTTGAAGTCTGATTTAATTATTGAGTGCTTATAATAGGGGAGCCCAACAAGCAATCCGAGGAGTTGGAGATCTGTAGCGTTCCAGTTCGGTACCATCTTGCGACCGCTGTCACCGCCTTTACCGTCTGCTCCCAATCCTCCATCGCCTGCTCCGCTTCGTCGGTGGTGACGTTGTGGGCCGCTCCGAGCATGGCAACCGGGATCCCGAGCGTGAGGGCGTTCTGTCTTGATAGGGATCTACAATGATGagcaaaattataaaattagtTAACTTTGAAATGATGTTGTCTATCTCCATATCAGTTTTTCTAAGCTCTAACTTTAATTCCTGTACTGCCAATATCGCCTCTTCTAATTTAATCTCAATCATTTTTTTTCCTttaaaagagtttttaactGACTCTGTCCGTCCATGACTGATTTTGAAGTGAAGTGGGGGAATGGAAGAAGGCAAAAAGAACTAGATGAAGAACTTAATTGCGTATCGATTAATTAGGTGTCCTTAACTATTTCAAATTGCCTAAGATTGGGTCCTGTTTTGCGGAGTCAAATTTTCCAtttatctttttaaaattgttgcgACCTTCTCCCCCTTTTTTCCTcctattttttatattatccaTTCTCGTTCTTCTCTGTTCCTACACTTTTATAAAGCTcaaaaattcaatatttttgaatcaagGCGCCATGTGTTCTTCCTCTTCATGAAATGTTAAGATGCAACGTTTTCTAACAGAAATGTTATATGTAACGTTTTCTAACAGCGGAGAAATCTTAACAGTGCTGTTAGATTTTGATACATCTTAACATTACTGTTAGATTTTGATACATCTCAACAGACAGCGAAGACACCCTCCTGACAGCCGATACACCCTCCTTTCATAGCGGACTCACGCTATATTCACCACTCTCTTTTAACAGAAATGTTAAGATACGATTTCTTACAGCGACAATGAAAAACTGATATCTACGTATGATCGCGCCAATGTGGCAGAAAGGGGAAACTTGGGTTTGGCGAAGAGAAGCGCCCACTATGGAATTCAGATCGGGTTGAGTCTTCAATTAAATCCTGCAAAATTGGAGACTGCAATCTAGACTTGAACATTCTTATCGATAGGTAGCGAGGACTCGAATCACTAATCTAAAAAGAGGAAAAAGCCCGcgtaaatttaaatataaaaaacgtattaattattaagtatatatttatttaacattatcattattatttcttttattataataaaaatatgaaatgacTTACATTAGTGATGCAACGAAAACATCGATAGTCGTCatgaaacatcgatg
Encoded here:
- the LOC119555066 gene encoding gastrula zinc finger protein XlCGF57.1, yielding MESSICRVCLGNYENMVNMFDVTHESGISIANLISKCTDRDVDKDDILPKTVCATCVEDAKNAFDIIDTYERSDQFYRFFNDLQEEERENEGSSYSEEETIEDGECNEDNDQENICETDSQQRIEESEEDLESTEDEFEEDDDSENDKDYAPDNDKDSKNVDKRFFNCSRCPKYFATKSKLEVHIRKHTGERRFQCSQCSKSLQTKQGLERHLQTHTGEGTFKCTVCLKTFRQDSQFQAHLRTHTGERPFKCSYCSKTFAFNKSLKNHMLMHTGKQQFKCSHCSKAFIDSDCLKRHLLTHTGERPFQCSQCSKKYPTKQNLDRHMRSHTGERPFKCLHCPNTYAHNSLLLIHLRTHTGERPFKCTHCPRTFIQDSHLQPHLRTHTGERPFKCSQCPMTFNQSSGLSVHLRTHTGEQPYKCSQCLMSFAFQPNLKRHLLTHTGERPFKCSYCSNSYAQKSTLSFHLRTHTNEKPFKCTQCTKTFRGKSALAIHLRTHTGERPFKCSQCSKAFAFHPNLKRHMQTHDGKRYFQCTHCPKTLSRKSTLQEHLRTHTGERPFKCSQCPKSFKQKSSHYIHMQLHSEEYKGKFKCSHCSKTFDRNCYLTQHLLTHSGKRDFKCTECSKSFRTKHYLQRHMTRHTEV